The window TCGGACGTGACGCGCCACTAGATTCGAACCACTCGTTAACTCAACGCAACCGTGTTCTCGATCGCAATATCAAGCTCGTCGAGAAGGTCCTTCACGAGTCTTCGGCACCGGAAGAACCGAACGGTCTGGCCGCTTTCCCAGTATCGAATAGAGGTGGGGTCGACGCATAAATGCCGTGCCAGTTTCTTCTGCGAGTAGCCCAGTCGTCG is drawn from bacterium and contains these coding sequences:
- a CDS encoding helix-turn-helix transcriptional regulator, which codes for MKAARRRLGYSQKKLARHLCVDPTSIRYWESGQTVRFFRCRRLVKDLLDELDIAIENTVALS